A portion of the Achromobacter sp. MFA1 R4 genome contains these proteins:
- a CDS encoding mandelate racemase/muconate lactonizing enzyme family protein, which produces MPIIESIDVCAAAVPLDKVTSFSNRTVSTRHYGLVKVRSTDGVEGIGFCYVGSAGGAIFEAAVQSLLGPVLLGKDSHAVEGLWQAMYQEALLQGRQGTVMRALSALDIALWDLNAKTAGLPLHKFLGAVELESVPAYASGGYYLDGKTPQHLGEEMASYVEKGFGAVKMKTGRLTPREEEARLKAAREAVGPDVELMMDCNNAWQDVTQAMQYIRRFEQYEPYFIEEPFGPDDIDSHAKLARLTHLPIATAEIGYGRWYHKELLDKGAAGILQTDAAVCGGITEWKRIAATAASYGVVVCPHWFHDVHAPLVAATPNARYVEFFWDDQVLNFRKLVDRQLSHKQGRVILHQEPGLGFGFDERMVDRYGKWTRVAR; this is translated from the coding sequence GTGCCCATCATTGAATCCATAGACGTATGCGCCGCGGCGGTGCCTCTGGATAAGGTCACCTCGTTTTCCAACCGCACCGTGTCCACGCGCCACTACGGCCTGGTCAAGGTGCGCTCGACCGACGGCGTCGAGGGCATCGGCTTTTGCTACGTCGGCAGCGCCGGCGGCGCCATCTTCGAGGCGGCTGTTCAGAGCCTGCTGGGCCCGGTGCTGCTCGGCAAGGACTCGCACGCGGTCGAAGGACTGTGGCAGGCCATGTACCAGGAGGCGTTGCTGCAGGGCCGCCAGGGCACGGTGATGCGCGCGCTGAGCGCGCTGGACATCGCACTGTGGGACCTGAACGCCAAGACGGCGGGCTTGCCGCTGCACAAGTTCCTGGGCGCGGTCGAGCTTGAATCCGTGCCGGCCTATGCCAGCGGCGGCTATTACCTCGATGGCAAGACCCCGCAGCACCTGGGCGAGGAAATGGCCAGTTATGTGGAAAAGGGCTTTGGCGCCGTCAAGATGAAAACCGGCCGCCTCACGCCGCGCGAAGAAGAAGCGCGCCTGAAGGCCGCGCGCGAGGCCGTGGGGCCGGACGTCGAACTGATGATGGACTGCAATAACGCCTGGCAGGACGTGACGCAGGCCATGCAATACATCCGCCGCTTCGAACAGTACGAACCGTATTTCATCGAAGAGCCCTTCGGCCCCGACGACATCGACAGCCACGCCAAGCTGGCGCGACTAACGCACCTGCCCATCGCCACCGCCGAGATCGGCTACGGCCGCTGGTATCACAAGGAGCTGCTGGACAAGGGCGCCGCCGGCATCCTGCAGACGGACGCCGCGGTCTGCGGCGGCATCACCGAATGGAAGCGCATCGCCGCCACCGCGGCCAGTTACGGCGTGGTGGTGTGCCCGCACTGGTTCCACGACGTGCACGCGCCCCTGGTCGCGGCCACGCCCAACGCGCGCTATGTCGAATTCTTCTGGGACGACCAGGTGCTGAACTTCCGCAAGCTGGTCGACCGCCAGCTGTCCCACAAGCAGGGCCGCGTGATCCTGCACCAGGAACCGGGCCTGGGCTTCGGCTTTGATGAGCGCATGGTCGACCGCTACGGCAAGTGGACGCGCGTCGCCCGCTGA
- a CDS encoding IclR family transcriptional regulator, with the protein MARPAGKAEKNSEQAPATARRGIQSIEVGFRILDVIRKAGRPLPLKEIADACELTVPNVHYYLVSFQKVGVVQQHADTGHYGLGPYALRLGLAALEQFDVFTTARPIMAEVAAATGHTVFLGVWGNKGPTIVYRVEGSRSRPLLELRVGTVMPLLSSALGRNFLAHLPDALTRELLEQEMASSVPESHGGTAGNAYTMADVQAIRDEVRKHHISRCRHALLPHFTSLSAPIFDMLGEMKAAITLMGPVGAVDDDLESDTARLLSEKARSISATAGWVDPEAR; encoded by the coding sequence ATGGCAAGGCCCGCCGGCAAGGCTGAAAAGAATTCGGAACAGGCGCCGGCCACGGCGCGCAGGGGCATCCAATCGATCGAGGTGGGGTTCCGGATCCTGGACGTGATCCGCAAGGCCGGCCGCCCGCTGCCCCTGAAGGAAATCGCCGACGCCTGTGAACTGACGGTCCCCAACGTCCACTATTACCTCGTGAGTTTCCAGAAGGTGGGCGTGGTGCAGCAGCATGCCGACACCGGCCACTATGGCCTGGGGCCCTATGCCTTGCGGCTGGGGCTGGCGGCCCTGGAACAGTTCGACGTGTTCACGACGGCCCGGCCCATCATGGCCGAGGTGGCCGCGGCCACCGGGCATACCGTGTTCCTGGGGGTGTGGGGCAACAAGGGGCCGACCATCGTCTATCGCGTCGAAGGCAGCCGCAGCCGGCCCTTGCTGGAGTTGCGCGTGGGCACGGTGATGCCCCTGCTGTCGTCGGCGCTGGGCCGCAACTTCCTCGCGCACCTGCCGGATGCGCTGACCCGTGAATTGCTGGAACAGGAAATGGCCTCGTCGGTGCCGGAAAGCCACGGCGGCACGGCGGGCAACGCCTACACGATGGCGGACGTGCAGGCCATCCGCGACGAAGTGCGCAAGCACCACATCAGCCGCTGCCGCCACGCGCTGCTGCCTCACTTCACGTCGCTGTCAGCGCCCATCTTCGACATGCTCGGCGAAATGAAGGCGGCCATTACGCTGATGGGGCCGGTGGGCGCCGTGGACGACGACCTGGAGTCCGACACCGCGCGGCTGCTCAGCGAAAAGGCCCGCTCGATCTCGGCCACGGCGGGCTGGGTGGACCCGGAGGCCCGCTGA
- a CDS encoding methyl-accepting chemotaxis protein produces the protein MKLGTRLAGGFAILLAMIMVMSIVGLVSLANINDSVETLTQRSLTKERLINDWARNIQAGVTRTTAIAKSADASLAGFFAEEAAASTRNSSALQKSIEPLIETDEEKALWQGISKARGDYLRTRDGIFKAKQEGNVDAANKIFTQEFLPATRQFLDQITRLSDLQRADIDARATEIEASYGAANLWMIVIGSIAVVSGLLLAVLLTRSITRPLSDAVRVARTVAANDLTSTIVVTSRDEIGQLLRALETMNANLAGTVARIRTGVDSIASASSEIAAGNTDLSTRTEQQAASLEETAASMEQLSSTVKQNADSAKQANQLAAAASETASRGGATVSEVVSTMNAISASSVKISDIVSVIDGIAFQTNILALNAAVEAARAGEQGKGFAVVAAEVRTLAQRSAQAAKEIKILIEDTVQKIGQGSGSAERAGATMQEIVSSVQRVTDIMGEIAAASAEQADGIEQVNRAVSQMDEVTQQNAALVEEAAAAAGSMQDQSAELTRAVSAFRLPGAGQGAIAVETVGAVGAAGAPTSLRLAAY, from the coding sequence ATGAAGCTTGGAACCCGCCTGGCGGGTGGTTTCGCGATCCTGCTGGCCATGATCATGGTCATGAGCATCGTCGGGCTGGTCAGCCTGGCCAACATCAACGACTCGGTCGAAACGCTGACGCAGCGCTCCCTGACCAAGGAACGCCTGATCAACGACTGGGCGCGCAATATCCAGGCGGGCGTCACCCGCACCACCGCGATCGCCAAGAGCGCCGACGCCAGCCTGGCGGGCTTTTTCGCCGAGGAAGCGGCGGCGTCGACCCGCAATTCGTCGGCCTTGCAGAAAAGCATCGAGCCGCTGATCGAAACCGACGAGGAAAAGGCGCTGTGGCAAGGCATAAGCAAGGCGCGCGGCGACTACCTGCGCACCCGCGACGGCATCTTCAAGGCCAAGCAGGAAGGCAACGTGGACGCCGCCAACAAGATCTTCACGCAGGAATTCCTGCCGGCGACGCGCCAGTTCCTCGACCAGATCACGCGCCTGTCTGATCTGCAGCGCGCCGACATCGACGCCCGGGCCACGGAGATCGAAGCCTCGTACGGCGCCGCGAACCTCTGGATGATCGTCATCGGTTCGATTGCCGTCGTGAGCGGCCTGCTGCTGGCCGTGCTGCTGACGCGCAGCATCACCCGTCCGCTGTCCGACGCCGTGCGCGTGGCGCGCACCGTGGCCGCCAACGACCTGACCAGCACCATCGTCGTGACGTCCCGCGACGAAATCGGGCAGTTGCTGCGGGCGCTGGAAACCATGAACGCCAATCTGGCGGGCACCGTCGCCCGGATCCGCACGGGCGTGGACAGCATCGCGTCCGCCTCCAGCGAGATCGCGGCCGGCAATACCGACCTGTCCACCCGCACGGAGCAGCAAGCCGCCTCGCTGGAAGAAACGGCCGCCTCCATGGAGCAGTTGTCGTCCACCGTCAAGCAGAATGCCGACAGCGCCAAGCAGGCCAACCAGCTCGCCGCGGCGGCCTCCGAAACCGCCTCGCGCGGCGGCGCCACCGTGTCGGAGGTCGTGAGCACCATGAACGCCATTTCCGCCAGCTCGGTGAAGATTTCCGACATCGTGTCCGTCATCGACGGCATCGCGTTCCAGACCAACATCCTGGCATTGAACGCCGCCGTGGAAGCCGCGCGGGCCGGCGAGCAGGGCAAGGGCTTCGCCGTCGTGGCGGCCGAGGTGCGCACGCTCGCACAGCGCAGCGCGCAGGCGGCCAAGGAAATCAAGATCCTGATCGAAGACACCGTCCAGAAGATCGGCCAGGGTTCGGGCAGCGCCGAACGCGCCGGCGCGACCATGCAGGAAATCGTCAGTTCGGTGCAGCGTGTGACCGACATCATGGGCGAGATCGCCGCCGCCTCGGCCGAACAGGCCGACGGCATCGAACAGGTCAACCGCGCCGTCTCGCAGATGGACGAGGTCACGCAGCAGAACGCGGCGCTGGTGGAAGAAGCCGCCGCCGCGGCGGGTTCGATGCAGGATCAATCGGCGGAACTGACGCGGGCGGTCAGCGCGTTCAGGCTGCCGGGGGCGGGGCAGGGGGCGATTGCGGTGGAGACGGTTGGGGCTGTGGGGGCGGCCGGCGCGCCCACCTCGCTGCGGCTTGCTGCGTATTGA
- a CDS encoding flavin reductase family protein, translated as MHFDFSALPAQTVYNILTSTVTPRPIAWVTTLSDKGVVNAAPFSFFNVMGHQPPTVAIGLMRHPDGDFKDTGANIIENGEFVVNLVPESLVREMNQTCADYPADVDELAAAGLTALPATHVRPPRIQGSPVSLECVSQATVVTGPRQIVVIGRVLGAHVDDACVRDAERGHVDTPALGLIARMHGGGWYARSTDTFQLARPTSPT; from the coding sequence ATGCATTTTGATTTCAGCGCCTTGCCGGCGCAGACGGTCTACAACATCCTCACCTCGACCGTCACGCCGCGTCCGATCGCCTGGGTCACCACGCTGTCGGACAAAGGCGTCGTCAACGCGGCGCCGTTCAGCTTCTTCAACGTGATGGGGCACCAGCCGCCCACCGTCGCCATCGGCCTGATGCGCCATCCCGACGGAGATTTCAAGGACACCGGCGCCAACATCATCGAGAACGGCGAATTCGTGGTGAACCTCGTGCCCGAGTCGCTGGTGCGCGAAATGAACCAGACCTGCGCCGACTATCCGGCCGACGTCGACGAGTTGGCGGCGGCGGGCCTGACGGCGCTGCCGGCCACGCACGTGCGCCCGCCCCGCATCCAGGGCAGTCCCGTGTCGCTGGAGTGTGTCAGCCAGGCAACGGTCGTGACCGGTCCGCGGCAGATCGTCGTCATCGGACGGGTGCTGGGCGCGCACGTGGACGACGCCTGCGTGCGCGACGCCGAACGCGGCCACGTGGACACGCCGGCGCTGGGTTTGATCGCCCGCATGCACGGCGGTGGCTGGTATGCGCGCAGCACGGACACGTTCCAGCTCGCGCGGCCAACCTCGCCGACGTAG
- a CDS encoding carbon-nitrogen hydrolase family protein has protein sequence MSEQKTFKAAVIQAASIPTDSVACARKAASLIRQAAEQGARVQVFPEAFLGGYPKGNSFGAPIGMRKPEGRDAFASYHQQAIRLDGEEVALVAQAAADTGSVVVMGCIEVDGGTLYCTVLYFNGQEGLAGKHRKLMPTAGERLIWGFGDGSTLPVIDTPYGKIGAVICWENYMPMLRMYMYSQGVALYCAPTADDRDTWLPSMRHIALEGRCYVLTACQHLRRSAYPEDFECALGDAPDTVLMRGGSAIIGPLGEVLAGPDFSDETILYADIDPHQILRGKYDFDVAGHYARPDVFQLQVDTREKRAVSAVGAAAPQQEA, from the coding sequence ATGTCCGAGCAAAAAACCTTCAAGGCCGCCGTCATCCAGGCGGCGTCCATTCCCACCGACAGCGTGGCCTGCGCCCGCAAGGCGGCTTCGCTGATCCGCCAGGCGGCCGAGCAGGGCGCCCGCGTGCAGGTGTTCCCGGAGGCGTTCCTGGGCGGCTATCCCAAGGGCAATTCCTTCGGCGCGCCCATCGGCATGCGCAAGCCTGAGGGCCGCGACGCGTTCGCCAGCTACCACCAGCAGGCCATCCGGCTGGACGGCGAAGAGGTCGCGCTGGTGGCGCAGGCCGCGGCCGACACCGGCAGCGTCGTCGTCATGGGCTGCATCGAGGTCGACGGCGGCACGCTGTATTGCACCGTGCTGTACTTCAACGGCCAGGAAGGCCTGGCCGGCAAGCACCGCAAGCTGATGCCCACCGCCGGCGAACGCCTGATCTGGGGCTTTGGCGACGGCTCGACCCTGCCCGTCATCGACACGCCCTACGGCAAGATCGGCGCCGTCATCTGCTGGGAAAACTACATGCCCATGCTGCGCATGTACATGTACAGCCAGGGGGTGGCGCTGTACTGCGCGCCCACGGCCGACGATCGCGACACCTGGCTGCCCAGCATGCGCCACATCGCGCTGGAAGGCCGCTGCTACGTGCTGACGGCCTGCCAGCACCTGCGCCGCAGCGCCTACCCCGAGGACTTCGAATGCGCGCTGGGCGACGCGCCGGACACGGTGCTGATGCGCGGCGGCAGCGCCATCATCGGCCCGCTGGGCGAGGTGCTGGCCGGCCCGGATTTCTCGGACGAGACCATCCTGTACGCCGACATCGACCCCCACCAGATCCTGCGCGGCAAATACGATTTCGACGTCGCCGGGCACTATGCCCGCCCCGACGTCTTCCAGCTCCAGGTCGACACCCGCGAAAAACGCGCGGTGTCGGCGGTCGGCGCCGCCGCGCCGCAGCAGGAGGCCTGA
- a CDS encoding amidohydrolase family protein: MADLLLTNVRTPQGEAVDVLVRGGRILQVGPGLDADSAVPREDGGGALLLPAFIEGHTHLDKTTWGSAWYVNKVGPSLTDRIDNERKWRADTGHDAASHSRALALAFLRAGATRIRTHVDIDTEAGLKHLDGVHATRQELAGRVEIQTVAFPQSGLLARPGTAELLDRALAEGADGLGGLDPCAIDRDPVKSLDVLFGLADRHGKPLDIHLHEPGELGAFTLELILDRIQALDMKGKVVISHAFCLGGVDARRLDGLLRRLALLDVALLTTAPASRPVPAVRACREAGVTIFGGNDGIRDTWTPYGSPDMLERAALIGLRNDLRRDDEIEWAFDCVTGAAARACGFADYGLAPGARADLVLVDAGCIAQAVVQRPPRRLVVSGGKVVARNGEDAIA, from the coding sequence ATGGCGGATCTGCTCCTGACGAACGTCCGCACCCCGCAAGGCGAGGCCGTCGACGTTCTGGTGCGCGGCGGCCGCATCCTGCAAGTGGGCCCGGGACTCGATGCCGACTCTGCCGTCCCGCGGGAAGACGGCGGCGGCGCATTGCTGCTGCCGGCTTTCATCGAAGGGCACACCCACCTGGACAAGACGACCTGGGGCTCGGCCTGGTACGTCAACAAGGTCGGACCGTCGCTCACCGACCGCATCGACAACGAGCGCAAGTGGCGTGCCGACACCGGCCACGATGCCGCGAGCCATTCTCGCGCCCTGGCCCTGGCCTTCCTGCGGGCGGGCGCCACCCGCATCCGCACCCACGTCGACATCGACACCGAGGCCGGCCTGAAACACCTGGACGGCGTGCATGCCACGCGCCAGGAACTGGCTGGCCGCGTAGAGATCCAGACCGTGGCCTTTCCGCAGTCCGGCCTGTTGGCGCGCCCGGGCACGGCGGAGTTGCTGGACAGGGCGCTCGCGGAAGGGGCCGATGGGCTCGGCGGGCTGGACCCGTGCGCCATCGACCGCGATCCCGTCAAATCCCTGGACGTCCTCTTCGGGCTGGCCGACAGGCACGGCAAGCCGCTGGACATCCATCTGCACGAGCCCGGCGAACTGGGCGCCTTCACCCTTGAATTGATTCTGGATCGCATCCAGGCGTTGGACATGAAGGGCAAGGTCGTCATCAGCCATGCCTTTTGCCTGGGCGGGGTCGATGCCCGGCGGCTGGATGGCCTGCTGCGCCGGCTTGCGCTGCTGGATGTGGCGTTGCTGACCACCGCGCCGGCGTCCCGGCCGGTGCCGGCGGTGCGCGCCTGCCGCGAGGCGGGGGTGACGATTTTCGGCGGCAATGACGGCATCCGGGATACCTGGACACCGTATGGCAGTCCCGACATGCTGGAGCGCGCGGCCTTGATCGGCCTGCGCAACGACCTGCGCCGCGACGATGAAATCGAATGGGCGTTCGATTGCGTGACCGGCGCCGCCGCCCGCGCCTGCGGGTTTGCGGACTATGGCCTGGCGCCCGGCGCGCGCGCCGACCTCGTGCTGGTCGATGCCGGCTGCATCGCGCAGGCCGTGGTGCAGCGCCCGCCCCGGCGCCTTGTGGTGTCAGGCGGCAAGGTCGTGGCGCGCAACGGCGAAGACGCCATCGCCTAG
- a CDS encoding MFS transporter, whose product MEANVALPRLDAGPTLSRKEERQVVVASTLGTLFEWYDFFIYGTLAVFMSQVLFPQDNPTVALLAALGALAVGFIIRPLGAVMFGYLGDKLGRKYTFLITVVMMGGATVLIGCLPTYQSAGHLSWILLLTLRVVQGLAVGGEYGGAVIYVAEHCEPRRRGLLTGWIQITSSAGLILSLVVILCVQASMSAEDFRQWGWRLPFILSIVMLAISIYVRAKLHESPVFTRMKQQNRLSKNPVKETFGQWPSLRLVLLALIGVTAGQGATYFTGQFYVMIFLQQAAQLDQTTVYTLILIGFIIGAPTFVLFGWLSDKIGRKWIMMAGLFIGAVGYHAMFDVLLSAGNPALAQAMQTTPVRVHADTRGGACDFGLQAAMIGSHADHKKVCVQAKKFLVGKGINFEYAAPIPGQEIAMSVGGVTVNGFDRAGYAKALAAAGYPDKADPARIDRATIILILVLMTAVVAMVYGPVASYLVELFPARIRYTALSFPYHIGAGIFGGIVPFTATYLAQASGNIFGGLMYPVTVMVIVGIIGSLLLPNTRAQAIDEDPAH is encoded by the coding sequence ATGGAAGCAAATGTCGCACTGCCCAGGCTCGACGCCGGGCCTACGCTGAGCCGCAAGGAAGAACGCCAGGTCGTGGTCGCCTCGACCCTGGGCACGCTGTTCGAGTGGTATGACTTTTTCATCTACGGAACGCTGGCCGTCTTCATGAGCCAGGTTCTCTTCCCGCAGGACAACCCGACGGTCGCGCTGCTGGCCGCCCTGGGCGCGCTGGCGGTGGGCTTCATCATCCGGCCGCTGGGCGCGGTGATGTTCGGCTACCTGGGCGACAAGCTGGGACGTAAATACACGTTCCTCATCACGGTCGTGATGATGGGCGGGGCCACGGTGCTGATCGGATGCCTGCCCACCTACCAGTCGGCGGGCCACCTGTCGTGGATTCTGCTGCTGACGCTGCGCGTGGTGCAGGGCCTGGCCGTGGGCGGCGAATACGGCGGCGCCGTGATCTACGTCGCCGAGCACTGCGAGCCCAGGCGCCGGGGGCTGTTGACCGGCTGGATCCAGATCACCTCGTCGGCCGGCCTGATCCTGTCGCTGGTGGTGATCCTGTGCGTGCAGGCGTCGATGAGCGCCGAGGACTTCCGCCAGTGGGGATGGCGCCTGCCGTTCATCCTGTCCATCGTCATGCTGGCCATTTCGATCTACGTGCGCGCCAAGCTGCACGAGTCGCCGGTCTTCACGCGCATGAAGCAGCAGAACCGCCTGTCCAAGAACCCGGTCAAGGAAACGTTCGGCCAATGGCCCAGCCTGCGCCTCGTGCTGCTGGCGCTGATCGGCGTCACCGCCGGGCAGGGCGCGACCTACTTCACCGGCCAGTTCTACGTCATGATCTTCCTGCAGCAGGCCGCGCAGCTGGACCAGACCACTGTCTACACGCTGATCCTGATCGGCTTCATCATCGGCGCGCCGACCTTCGTGCTGTTCGGCTGGCTGTCCGACAAGATCGGCCGCAAGTGGATCATGATGGCGGGCCTGTTCATCGGCGCCGTGGGCTACCACGCCATGTTCGACGTGCTGCTCAGCGCCGGCAACCCGGCGCTGGCGCAGGCCATGCAGACAACGCCCGTCCGTGTGCATGCCGACACCCGTGGCGGCGCGTGCGACTTCGGGCTGCAGGCGGCCATGATCGGCAGCCACGCCGACCACAAGAAGGTCTGCGTGCAGGCCAAGAAATTCCTGGTCGGCAAGGGCATCAACTTCGAATACGCCGCGCCGATTCCGGGGCAGGAGATCGCGATGAGCGTGGGCGGCGTTACCGTCAACGGCTTTGACCGGGCCGGCTATGCCAAGGCGCTGGCCGCGGCGGGCTACCCCGACAAGGCGGACCCCGCGCGCATCGACCGCGCCACCATCATCCTGATCCTGGTGCTCATGACCGCCGTCGTCGCCATGGTGTATGGACCGGTCGCGTCCTATCTGGTCGAATTGTTCCCCGCGCGCATCCGCTACACCGCGCTGTCGTTTCCGTATCACATCGGCGCCGGCATATTTGGCGGTATCGTCCCCTTTACCGCCACGTACCTGGCGCAGGCCAGCGGCAATATCTTCGGCGGCCTGATGTATCCGGTGACGGTGATGGTGATCGTGGGCATCATCGGCAGCCTGCTGCTGCCCAACACGCGCGCCCAGGCCATCGACGAAGACCCGGCCCATTAA
- a CDS encoding LysR family transcriptional regulator: protein MDSRFLQTYVHVVELGSIAQAARHQGLTPATVQQRLRALEADVGSALIARSGRTVKPTPAGVRILERARAILRDVRDLRSAASETDLPAGPLRLGATPTALTGIMPPVLRTWAARHPGIEIYIEPAPTTLLYSKVLSGELDGALLVHPLFAIPKTCAWRDLRHEPLVLVTPVDMKVDDPLAVIAREPYICYDRSVVGGKMADDYLRARSLRPRVRFELDGIESIAKLVSEGLGVALLPDWASTGTPPAHVKRWPLPAPCPVRTVGAIWLRSGVRSELMRAFVELAESQLGLG, encoded by the coding sequence GTGGACTCGCGCTTTCTGCAAACGTATGTGCACGTGGTGGAGCTGGGTTCGATCGCCCAGGCGGCCAGGCACCAGGGACTGACGCCGGCCACCGTGCAGCAGCGGCTGCGCGCGCTGGAGGCGGACGTGGGCAGTGCGCTGATCGCGCGCTCGGGGCGCACGGTCAAGCCCACGCCGGCCGGCGTGCGCATCCTGGAACGCGCGCGGGCCATCCTGCGCGACGTGCGCGACCTGCGGTCCGCCGCCTCGGAGACCGATCTGCCGGCCGGCCCGTTGCGGCTAGGCGCCACGCCCACCGCGCTGACCGGCATCATGCCGCCCGTGCTGCGCACCTGGGCGGCGCGCCACCCGGGCATCGAAATTTATATCGAGCCCGCGCCGACCACGCTGCTCTACAGCAAGGTGCTGTCGGGCGAACTGGACGGCGCGCTGCTGGTGCATCCGCTGTTTGCCATTCCCAAGACCTGCGCCTGGCGCGATCTGCGGCACGAACCGCTGGTGCTCGTCACCCCGGTCGACATGAAGGTGGATGATCCGCTGGCCGTCATCGCGCGCGAACCCTACATCTGCTATGACCGCAGCGTGGTGGGCGGCAAGATGGCCGATGACTACCTGCGCGCGCGCAGCCTGCGGCCCCGGGTCCGGTTTGAACTGGACGGCATCGAATCCATTGCCAAGCTGGTGTCCGAGGGGCTGGGCGTGGCGTTGCTGCCCGATTGGGCCAGCACCGGCACGCCGCCGGCGCACGTAAAGCGCTGGCCGCTGCCCGCGCCCTGCCCGGTGCGCACGGTGGGCGCCATCTGGCTCCGGTCGGGGGTGCGGTCGGAATTGATGCGGGCGTTCGTGGAATTGGCCGAGTCGCAGCTCGGCCTGGGATGA
- a CDS encoding tripartite tricarboxylate transporter substrate binding protein: MQRRQFMTGAAALGAALVLPAAARAQDMPAGPVKIVVGFPAGGGTDVLARLLGQKLGVLWNLPVIVENRAGAAGVIAAEQVARQPNDGNTLLMAHVNSHGIAPGLQPNLGYSVDRDFTPIALVGKTPTILIGGAGQPAKTLPELVQLCRAQPGKIVFGSAGSGSAQHLALEIFKARAGIDVLHVPYKGSAPLMNDLLGGHVQYCFEGMTTATPLIQSGKVVALAQTLQQRSKSHPNVPTVAEQGYPGFEASIWFGMVGPGGMPPGMVQRMSRDIDQVLAMADVQQKLAQVGAEDGGGGAQRFADFMKSEQKKYAKTIQDAKIVAQG; this comes from the coding sequence ATGCAACGTAGGCAATTCATGACCGGCGCCGCGGCGCTGGGGGCGGCGCTCGTGCTGCCGGCGGCGGCGCGGGCGCAGGACATGCCGGCCGGGCCGGTGAAGATCGTGGTCGGCTTTCCCGCGGGCGGCGGCACCGATGTGCTGGCCCGGCTGCTGGGCCAGAAGCTGGGGGTGTTGTGGAACCTGCCCGTCATCGTGGAAAACCGCGCGGGCGCGGCCGGCGTCATCGCGGCCGAGCAGGTCGCCCGCCAGCCCAACGACGGCAATACCTTGCTGATGGCGCACGTGAACAGCCACGGCATCGCGCCGGGGCTGCAGCCCAATCTGGGGTATTCGGTGGACAGGGACTTCACGCCGATCGCCCTGGTCGGCAAGACGCCCACCATCCTGATCGGGGGCGCTGGCCAGCCGGCAAAGACCCTGCCCGAACTCGTCCAGCTTTGCCGCGCGCAGCCCGGCAAGATCGTGTTCGGCTCCGCGGGCAGCGGATCGGCGCAGCACCTTGCGCTGGAAATCTTCAAGGCGCGCGCGGGCATCGACGTGCTGCACGTGCCGTACAAGGGATCGGCGCCGCTGATGAACGATCTGCTGGGCGGGCATGTGCAGTACTGCTTCGAGGGCATGACGACCGCCACGCCGCTGATCCAGTCCGGCAAGGTCGTCGCCCTGGCGCAGACGCTGCAGCAGCGCTCCAAGAGCCACCCCAACGTGCCGACGGTGGCCGAGCAGGGCTATCCGGGTTTCGAGGCCAGCATCTGGTTCGGCATGGTCGGCCCTGGCGGAATGCCCCCCGGCATGGTCCAGCGCATGAGCCGCGACATCGACCAGGTCCTGGCGATGGCCGACGTGCAGCAGAAGCTGGCGCAGGTGGGCGCGGAAGACGGCGGCGGGGGCGCGCAGCGCTTTGCCGACTTCATGAAGAGCGAGCAGAAGAAGTACGCAAAGACGATCCAGGACGCGAAGATCGTCGCGCAGGGGTGA